The window GGTGAAGAAGATCCGCGCATCGCGATCGTCTGCCCAGTAGACGACGCCCCGGTTCACGTGCGACTCGCGCGTGCCGCTCGCGAATGGATCGAATCGCCAGAGGAGCGCGCCATTGTCGGCGCGAAGCGCAACGATGGCGAGCGCCGGTGTGGTCGTATAGAGAACGCTATCGACGACGATAGGGGTCGCCTGCATCTCGGAATGTTCGGTTGGGATGTCGCCCGTGTGATAGGTCCACGCCACGCGTAGCTGGCCGACGTTGCCACGGTTGATCTGGTCGAGCGACGAGTACCGGGAATTGCCTGGTTCGCCTCCGGTGACGCGCCAATCGATGGATGGTTCGGTGCGCCGGCCGCATGCGCCGGCGCCGAGCAGCGCGCCGACCGTCAGCGCACGCCTAACCGTCGACAGCCACGGCTCGCCCGACGGCCTCAACTCGGGGTCTTGTTCGGTCATTGTCAGGCCGCTCGACGAGATGGGGTACAAAGATGAATTTTGATCTTGATTCCGGCCATCCCCCGCAGCAAGCCCGATCATCAAAAAGGGAGACTCGTGACAAAGCCTCTGGTTCTCTCATGCGCGGCGCTCGCAGTCTTGCTCGTCGGCGCTCCCGCGGCGGCGCAGCAGATCGGTGGTACCGTCTTCGTCGACGCGAACGGCAATGGCCGGCGCGACTCGAACGAGCGCGGCGTCGCTGGCGTCGCCGTCTCCAACCAGGACACGGTTGTGACGACGGACGCATCGGGCGCCTTCCGCATTCCGCGCGGCAGCTCGCGGATCGTTTTCGTCTCCTTCCCCGATGGCTTTCGCGCGCGCGGCGCGTTCTGGCGCGCGGTCGGTGACAGCGCCTCGAGCATCGCCTTCGCACTCACGGCGACAGGACGCGTCCGCGCGTTCAGCTTCGTTCACGCGTCCGATACTCACATCTCGCCCGCGAGCGTCGACCGCACGCGCCGCCTCGGCGCGCTCGTCGATTCACTCTCGCCCGCGTTCCTGATCGTTACCGGCGATCTGGTGCGCGACGCGCTCCGCGTCGGCGAGCCCGAGGCGACGAGCTACTACGATCTCTTCGCGCACGAGACGTCGGCTTTTCGCACGGCCATGTGGACCGTGCCCGGGAACCATGAGAATTTTGGTATCGAGCGCGACAAATCACACGTCAGCGCGACAAATCCGCTGTACGGTCGAGGTATGTACCGCAAGTACTTCGGCCCGGATTACTACTCGTTCAACTACGGCGGCGTGCACTTCGTCGGGCTCAACACCGCGGACATCGAGGATCGGTGGTACTACGGACACGTGGACAGCCTGCAGCTCGCGTGGCTCCAGCGCGACCTCGCGCTCGTTCCGCCGACGATGCCCGTCGTCACCTTCGATCACATTCCATTCGTCTCGACCATCGAAGCATTCAACGGCTACATGGATGGCCCGCCCGCTCCGTCCCTGATCACGGTGAATGGAAAGACGGTGTATCGGCACACGGTCTCCAATGCCGGTGATGTGTTGAGCATCCTGCGCAAACGGAACCACGTCCTCGCTCTCGGCGGCCATTTCCACGCGGCCGAAAAGGTGGTGTACGAGATCGAGGGCCAGCGGACGCGATTCAATCTCGCGGCGGCGATCGTGGGCCCGACGAACTCACATGGCCTGGTCTTTCCGTCGGGCGTGACGCTCTACACGGTGCGCGACGGCGTGATCGACGATGGGAAGTTCATACCACTCGGATTTCCGGAGCGCGTAACGCCGTAGAACACTCTTCAGGTGAACGGCTCGCCGCAAGTTGGTCTCCGCAGAGTTGCGTGTGTTCTCGGTCATGCAATCGCGGAAACAAACCCGCCAGGCCACACTGACGAAGAGCTATTACGGATGCTTCGGATAGGGCGGATGCTTCTGATCTCTCCTCGAGCGCGCACAGCTCCGCTCGCAACGAGCCGGGATGCACTTTGTGAACGACCTCGGTTAGCCACCAGCGTCAGTGCTCGACTGGTGTGCCGTTCACAAAACATTCCGACTCTGGAGAGAGGAGTCCGACGATTCGAGGAACGATCAGAAGCATCCGCCCTATCCGGAGCATCCGCAATGAACCTGTTCAGTGTGGCCACCTCGGCGGGCACCCAAGAGAGCAAAAACCGTTCAGTCCCGAGGCGACGGCGCGACAACGAGAGGCGTTCGATCGATGCGCGCCATGCGGAAGTGGCCTCGAGCAGCACAGCGGTAGGCGCGCTGGGCCCACGCGCCGCTCACGCTGTCGCCCTCAATCCGCCCCCACATCGACAGGCCGCCGTGCGCAACACTTGGAATGAGCTCGACCTGCACGGAGTCCGTGCCGCTGAGTGCGCCGAATACCTCGGTTGCCGTCGTTGTATCGACGGAACCGGCAGCCGTGTCGCGCGCGAGCGGAGCGCCAAACATGGGCGCGAAGTCGACGGAAAACCGTCCACGTGCGGCCGTACCTTCGGTCACGAACATCAAACGGCCGCGCACTCGCCTAACGGTCGGAGCCGGCGCATTGGTGCTCGCCGAGTCGAGCGTGTACTCGACGTCCCAGGTTCCAGTCAGCGACGGCGATGGTGGCGGCGCAGTGACAGCGGCGCCGCCTAACGTCACGGCCGGCGTGGCTGGCGGACGCGCGAACCGGAGATTGTGCCACCAGACTGCCTTGCTCAACTCGCCGTCCGCGCCAAACTGGAGCGGCACGCTGATGGCGAATGCGCCGAGCCCGACGCCAGCGATGACCTGGTCGCGCTTGCTCACGTGACCGGCGCCAATCGCGCGGAGAATAGCGACGCCAATCGCCAGAGCGCCCGCGTCGGTGAAGCCTGCGCCAACTCGACGTAAGTGCAAGGCACGGCGTGCATGCCCGGCCGCCGAGTCGGCGCCGGCCACTGACGCGTCGGGACCACGCAGCGCGTCGGTGACGTCCATTGGCCAGAAGAAATGCAGATTCGCGACGCGCTGTCCCGTGCTTCCACGCACGACGCCGAGACCGTCCCAGCTTGGCGCGATACGAAGCGCGCAGGCGCTATAGCTGCACGTCGTGTCCGCCACAGTAGCGCGAGACGGACCGACCACCTGCGCGTCCGCTTGGGATCCAACGACACACCCA of the Gemmatimonadaceae bacterium genome contains:
- a CDS encoding metallophosphoesterase; the encoded protein is MTKPLVLSCAALAVLLVGAPAAAQQIGGTVFVDANGNGRRDSNERGVAGVAVSNQDTVVTTDASGAFRIPRGSSRIVFVSFPDGFRARGAFWRAVGDSASSIAFALTATGRVRAFSFVHASDTHISPASVDRTRRLGALVDSLSPAFLIVTGDLVRDALRVGEPEATSYYDLFAHETSAFRTAMWTVPGNHENFGIERDKSHVSATNPLYGRGMYRKYFGPDYYSFNYGGVHFVGLNTADIEDRWYYGHVDSLQLAWLQRDLALVPPTMPVVTFDHIPFVSTIEAFNGYMDGPPAPSLITVNGKTVYRHTVSNAGDVLSILRKRNHVLALGGHFHAAEKVVYEIEGQRTRFNLAAAIVGPTNSHGLVFPSGVTLYTVRDGVIDDGKFIPLGFPERVTP